One stretch of Leptospira hartskeerlii DNA includes these proteins:
- a CDS encoding suppressor of fused domain protein, translated as MNQTAEPNILYQEANPYGSLTAYLEDDGRTVYLYLQAEESPDFAIKSVWVCNRIDAPKARTDADLRSGLAPFLIEEEVTDPKGLPEFDPKEIHFIWSEEGNGVSLFYKEELIAYLPPWSGIKGFHGYSKFAKMDTITAYPLGNTEYGVIPDRINQDRNFWEYRSTKGIWKNIQESRLAYLEYVFGKHDKYWSADGGKYPQLGIVRFAPKNMPGVYVYSTVGMSAQNLPSVELYRKDYENYARIELVCAVKVSDEDRSESWVPHQIGEIIRYPWVIGKWFGHGHSVAMSRRDPEALYLSFSSLVIREIGKEEGFPELTDLKSERGNPIKFLALIPVSEEERVFIEEKGAEEFFSLLDSTQSKWIHNSERQSTI; from the coding sequence ATGAATCAAACCGCAGAACCTAATATTTTATACCAAGAAGCAAATCCTTACGGATCCTTAACCGCGTATTTAGAAGACGACGGAAGAACCGTTTATCTTTATTTACAAGCAGAAGAAAGCCCCGACTTTGCGATCAAGTCCGTATGGGTATGTAATCGAATCGACGCACCTAAAGCAAGAACAGATGCAGATCTAAGATCGGGTCTCGCGCCATTCTTAATAGAAGAAGAAGTTACAGATCCTAAGGGGCTACCTGAATTCGATCCTAAAGAGATCCATTTCATTTGGTCAGAAGAAGGAAACGGAGTTTCTTTATTTTATAAAGAGGAACTGATTGCATATCTTCCTCCTTGGTCCGGTATCAAAGGATTTCACGGATATTCTAAGTTTGCAAAAATGGATACGATTACTGCTTATCCATTAGGTAACACCGAATACGGAGTAATCCCAGATCGTATCAACCAAGACAGAAATTTTTGGGAATATAGGTCTACCAAAGGGATTTGGAAGAATATACAAGAATCCAGACTTGCGTATCTAGAATATGTATTTGGTAAACACGATAAGTATTGGTCCGCCGATGGTGGAAAATATCCACAACTAGGAATAGTAAGATTTGCTCCTAAGAATATGCCAGGTGTTTACGTATATTCTACAGTAGGTATGAGCGCACAAAATCTTCCATCTGTCGAACTATACAGAAAAGATTACGAAAACTATGCGAGAATAGAGTTAGTCTGCGCAGTAAAAGTTTCAGACGAAGATAGATCCGAAAGTTGGGTCCCTCACCAAATCGGAGAGATCATTCGTTATCCTTGGGTCATTGGAAAATGGTTTGGTCATGGACATTCTGTCGCGATGAGTAGAAGAGATCCGGAAGCTTTGTACTTAAGTTTTAGCTCTCTTGTTATCAGAGAGATAGGAAAAGAAGAAGGATTCCCTGAATTAACTGATTTGAAGTCTGAAAGAGGAAATCCGATTAAATTTCTAGCATTAATCCCTGTTTCAGAGGAAGAAAGGGTCTTTATAGAAGAAAAAGGTGCTGAAGAGTTCTTTTCTTTATTAGATTCCACTCAATCTAAGTGGATCCATAACTCTGAGAGACAATCCACGATCTGA
- a CDS encoding PP2C family protein-serine/threonine phosphatase, which yields MRNILIVFLSVILFSLILFSGLLNSYSKEARLPFYFYPNGKIAVSSESHADLVGMRIDLIEYEIVRKLGADYGLSSFHFFAKEGSVVKSLSLDMRSSFEVLKDFLPDIFLSLLYFLVAIWFFFYTRDLYIFLLFGSLSSLFLFNFFLLAFHDFLFPFFFFLYFTGFLILDVSFRLRGKEIPSRWFAPQVIFSLVAGFVGLSQKGNPDLFQFLSVNGMYFNVFSAGICILQLVFHTFRNKGTFQEVSKKLSIVLAFFLITIVPFLMAELGSTKSFFMIRPYLMAALILFPVLIVFGTYTYSLVPVQIAFSSSLTSIYSILILTFGYLFGLEFFVRWNPGFLGKHQREWNLFYVVAAAYFLGSLNNKLYKWIDYWSFRNNPKLHTALEELSVMIGAPISMRATINSLIRRLVDALEVKKLQILIPADKFSGTDLRNLNFIRIPYGSEIWTYFEDHTEVTITSHLAYGLGIRESVFKFLNQMEVQLAYPLFNFEKGKEVIAVFLVGEKINRKNFTLGELRFLKECTRLASLLIRNYSLLVDEVEKKRIVRDLNMAAVLDKTLHLPELETIKSVRLGYFTLPAVGISGDYLDILKLSPKKQLLFLGDVSGHGLGSGYLVSAVRGIIRRQLGNSSSLPDIFRAINLFLIERYRGSEFMTSIAGIYNASDGAFSFVNAGHTPPICIRKGGRIELRNETQRVLGVLPTDYRILTIHLNPGDKLVLFTDGVTETFDDNEEIFGEENLLRILSLNHDKDAQSLADLIKKTLEEFRNYKEPSDDISFVCLEVSE from the coding sequence GTGAGAAATATCCTGATCGTATTTCTTTCAGTAATCCTCTTCAGTTTGATCCTATTTTCGGGATTATTAAATTCTTATTCCAAAGAAGCGAGACTTCCTTTTTACTTTTATCCTAACGGAAAGATTGCAGTGTCCAGCGAATCTCATGCTGATCTAGTCGGAATGAGGATCGATCTAATCGAATATGAGATCGTTCGCAAACTTGGAGCAGATTACGGATTATCCTCGTTTCATTTTTTTGCAAAAGAAGGAAGTGTAGTCAAAAGTCTTTCTTTAGACATGAGATCCTCTTTCGAAGTGTTGAAGGATTTCTTACCTGATATATTTTTATCTTTATTATATTTCTTAGTGGCGATTTGGTTCTTCTTTTACACTAGAGACTTATACATTTTCTTATTATTCGGGTCCTTATCCTCTTTATTCCTATTTAACTTCTTCTTATTAGCGTTTCACGATTTCCTTTTTCCATTTTTCTTCTTCTTATACTTCACAGGATTTTTGATCTTAGATGTTTCCTTTAGATTAAGAGGGAAAGAAATACCGTCCAGATGGTTTGCACCTCAGGTAATTTTTTCTTTGGTAGCAGGATTCGTAGGACTTTCTCAAAAAGGAAATCCGGATCTATTCCAGTTCTTATCCGTAAATGGAATGTACTTCAATGTATTCTCTGCTGGTATTTGTATCTTGCAGTTGGTATTCCACACATTCAGGAATAAAGGGACTTTTCAGGAAGTTTCTAAGAAGTTAAGCATCGTTTTAGCATTCTTCTTAATTACGATTGTTCCATTCTTAATGGCGGAATTAGGATCCACCAAAAGTTTTTTCATGATCCGTCCTTATCTGATGGCGGCCCTGATCTTATTTCCTGTTCTGATCGTATTCGGGACCTACACTTATTCGTTAGTTCCAGTCCAGATTGCTTTTAGCTCTTCCTTAACTTCTATTTATTCTATCTTGATCTTAACCTTTGGATATTTATTCGGTCTGGAATTTTTTGTAAGATGGAATCCCGGATTTTTGGGAAAACACCAAAGAGAATGGAATTTATTCTATGTAGTGGCTGCAGCTTACTTCCTTGGCTCATTGAACAATAAATTGTATAAGTGGATAGATTATTGGAGTTTTAGAAATAATCCTAAACTCCACACTGCATTAGAAGAATTATCAGTAATGATCGGCGCTCCAATCTCTATGAGAGCTACGATCAATAGCTTGATACGCAGGCTTGTAGACGCTTTGGAAGTGAAAAAACTCCAGATATTGATCCCTGCGGATAAATTTTCTGGAACAGACCTTAGGAATCTCAACTTCATCCGAATTCCTTACGGATCTGAGATTTGGACCTATTTCGAAGATCATACTGAAGTTACGATTACTTCTCACCTCGCGTATGGATTAGGGATTAGAGAGTCTGTGTTTAAATTTTTAAATCAGATGGAAGTTCAATTAGCTTATCCTTTATTCAATTTTGAAAAAGGAAAAGAGGTGATCGCGGTATTCTTGGTCGGAGAGAAGATCAATCGTAAGAATTTCACACTAGGTGAGCTTAGATTTTTAAAAGAATGTACTAGATTAGCATCCTTACTCATCCGCAACTACTCTCTACTAGTAGATGAAGTAGAGAAAAAAAGGATCGTTAGAGACCTAAATATGGCAGCGGTCTTAGATAAAACTCTTCATTTACCTGAGTTAGAGACCATAAAATCGGTTCGATTAGGCTATTTTACTCTTCCTGCAGTAGGAATTTCAGGAGATTATCTAGATATTCTCAAACTTTCTCCTAAAAAGCAATTATTGTTCTTAGGGGATGTATCCGGACATGGACTTGGGTCAGGCTATCTAGTTTCTGCAGTAAGAGGAATTATTCGCCGTCAATTGGGCAATTCTTCTTCTCTTCCTGATATTTTTAGAGCGATTAATTTGTTTTTGATCGAGAGATATAGAGGAAGTGAGTTCATGACTTCTATCGCAGGCATATATAACGCTAGTGATGGAGCGTTTTCATTCGTAAATGCAGGTCATACACCACCAATTTGTATTCGAAAAGGTGGAAGAATAGAACTTAGAAATGAAACTCAAAGAGTATTAGGTGTTCTACCAACTGATTATAGAATCTTAACTATTCATTTGAATCCAGGTGATAAATTAGTTTTGTTCACCGATGGAGTGACTGAAACGTTCGATGATAACGAAGAAATCTTCGGAGAAGAGAATCTTTTACGAATATTATCCTTAAATCATGATAAAGATGCTCAATCACTAGCTGATCTTATCAAAAAAACGCTAGAAGAGTTTAGAAATTACAAAGAACCTAGCGATGATATCTCTTTTGTTTGTCTAGAAGTTTCCGAATAA
- the argJ gene encoding bifunctional glutamate N-acetyltransferase/amino-acid acetyltransferase ArgJ: MDYPKGFFSFGINIGIKDKTKDFGVIYSEKPCKAAAVFTKNNFPGAPVIVGKEHLRDGVLQAVVINSKNSNVATGEKGISNSRQICSEIAKSLGIAETSVLPSSTGVIGVPLPMQVILPACAQAKSNLKPGNLEEVAEAIMTTDTRRKISVRKIKSSNGEAVIFGMAKGAGMIEPNMATMLSYILTDAQIEGEVYPILKDCVDLSFNCITIDSDTSTSDTVALLSNGLAGSVDPKEFKSALLEICTDLAKEVARDGEGATKLIEVRIKKSRDESQARKIGKSILNSPLIKTAIYGGDPNWGRLVMAVGKVFDEPIPFDSLEIYFGGLPVKGADPETLKKLSEYLKKNSEIFVDVVLNTGNKEMVFWGCDLTEGYVKENAYYTT, from the coding sequence ATGGATTATCCTAAGGGCTTTTTTTCATTTGGAATAAATATAGGTATTAAAGACAAAACCAAAGATTTCGGAGTGATCTATTCCGAAAAACCCTGCAAGGCGGCTGCGGTATTTACTAAAAATAATTTTCCAGGCGCGCCAGTCATCGTAGGAAAAGAACATTTACGAGATGGGGTTTTGCAAGCGGTAGTTATCAATTCTAAAAACTCAAATGTTGCTACTGGAGAAAAAGGGATCTCGAACTCCAGACAGATCTGTTCCGAGATCGCAAAGTCTCTTGGTATCGCAGAAACTTCCGTACTACCTTCTTCCACAGGAGTGATCGGAGTACCACTTCCTATGCAGGTAATTCTTCCTGCATGTGCCCAAGCAAAATCAAATTTAAAACCGGGCAATCTAGAAGAAGTAGCAGAAGCTATCATGACTACGGATACTCGCAGAAAAATTTCCGTGAGAAAGATTAAATCTTCTAACGGAGAAGCTGTTATCTTTGGTATGGCGAAAGGTGCTGGGATGATAGAGCCGAACATGGCGACTATGCTTTCCTATATTCTCACTGACGCTCAAATAGAAGGAGAAGTTTATCCAATCTTAAAAGACTGCGTGGATTTAAGCTTCAATTGTATCACAATAGATTCGGATACTTCTACTTCCGATACTGTTGCCTTACTTAGTAATGGTCTTGCAGGTTCAGTCGATCCTAAGGAATTCAAATCAGCACTTTTAGAAATATGTACTGATCTTGCCAAAGAAGTGGCTAGAGATGGAGAAGGTGCAACCAAATTAATCGAAGTCCGTATCAAAAAATCCAGAGACGAGTCCCAAGCTAGAAAAATAGGTAAATCCATCCTGAATTCCCCTCTAATCAAAACTGCAATTTACGGCGGGGACCCGAATTGGGGAAGACTGGTCATGGCAGTAGGTAAAGTTTTCGATGAACCTATCCCTTTTGACTCATTGGAAATTTATTTCGGAGGACTTCCGGTCAAAGGTGCAGATCCGGAAACTCTCAAAAAATTATCTGAGTATCTAAAAAAGAATTCCGAGATCTTCGTCGATGTGGTATTGAATACCGGAAACAAAGAGATGGTGTTCTGGGGATGCGACCTGACCGAAGGTTACGTGAAGGAAAACGCATACTACACAACCTAA
- a CDS encoding HAMP domain-containing sensor histidine kinase, producing the protein MAVAGIVFFLEDLINPDLKILLFSAYILLAMFGTFYMSFSIARSVTQTLNQIEMKTGEINAGDFGSELSLPEIQELADLAVSINLMSGRLKHQFVDLTIEKEKFDSVLQNLKEGVFSVDLEGSIVFQNRSIPGSLIEPNSGSRKVEDAVKDPRLLDFIKRNLSGKGEPKTELDLSQNFYAIKMYPLRTNGNILMFIGVIRNITEEKQSYLIREQFVQNASHELKTPITSIKGYTETLLGRLKLLEESHEKRFLDAISRNTDRMVRIVEDMLTITRIENQSAIAQPEEFTLKSLVENLSFTVDGVISPKGQKLVIDMPSPLTISADWVLLEHMLLNLISNASSYSPDDKTITLKIAKVEPDSVNFQVIDQGIGIKDEDKERIFERFFRVDKNRSRKEGGTGLGLSIVKHIVRLHHGSVKVFDNPEGGTIFSVTLPLVYSEISEV; encoded by the coding sequence ATGGCTGTCGCGGGGATCGTCTTCTTTTTAGAGGACCTGATCAACCCTGACCTAAAAATACTTTTATTCTCCGCTTACATCCTACTGGCAATGTTCGGGACTTTTTATATGTCCTTCTCCATTGCCAGAAGTGTAACCCAAACACTCAACCAGATCGAAATGAAAACCGGAGAGATCAACGCCGGGGATTTCGGCTCCGAGTTGAGTCTTCCTGAGATCCAAGAGTTAGCTGATCTTGCAGTCTCCATCAATCTGATGTCGGGACGTTTGAAACACCAATTCGTGGATCTGACCATCGAAAAGGAAAAGTTCGACTCAGTATTACAAAACTTGAAAGAAGGTGTATTCTCCGTCGATCTGGAAGGTTCCATTGTTTTCCAGAACAGAAGTATTCCTGGCTCCTTGATCGAACCTAATTCAGGTTCCAGAAAGGTAGAAGACGCCGTCAAAGATCCAAGATTGCTCGATTTTATCAAAAGGAATCTTTCCGGAAAGGGTGAACCTAAAACGGAATTGGACCTAAGCCAAAATTTTTACGCCATCAAAATGTATCCTCTTAGAACGAACGGGAACATCCTGATGTTCATTGGTGTGATCCGAAACATCACAGAAGAAAAACAATCCTATCTGATAAGAGAACAGTTCGTTCAAAACGCTTCTCACGAATTAAAAACACCTATCACTTCTATCAAAGGCTATACGGAAACCTTGTTAGGCCGTTTAAAACTTTTGGAAGAAAGCCACGAAAAAAGATTCTTAGACGCGATCTCTCGAAATACAGACAGAATGGTTCGTATCGTAGAAGACATGCTAACGATCACCAGAATAGAGAATCAAAGTGCAATCGCCCAACCTGAGGAATTCACTTTAAAATCTTTAGTAGAAAATCTTTCTTTCACTGTGGATGGCGTTATTTCTCCAAAAGGACAAAAACTTGTAATAGATATGCCTTCTCCGCTAACTATTTCTGCGGATTGGGTTCTTTTGGAACATATGCTCTTAAATTTGATCTCGAACGCTTCTTCTTATTCTCCAGATGATAAAACAATCACTTTGAAGATCGCCAAGGTCGAACCTGACTCTGTAAATTTTCAGGTCATAGACCAGGGGATCGGGATCAAGGACGAAGATAAGGAAAGAATTTTTGAAAGATTCTTCCGAGTGGATAAAAACAGATCCAGAAAAGAAGGCGGAACAGGCCTCGGACTTTCTATCGTAAAACATATTGTTAGATTACATCACGGCTCTGTCAAAGTTTTCGATAATCCGGAAGGCGGGACTATCTTCTCCGTAACCCTTCCGTTAGTGTATTCTGAAATTTCAGAAGTTTGA
- a CDS encoding response regulator: protein MKNASGSPGQKILVVDDEEDIAELIKFHLEENGYQVDTCQNGLEVLPRIEKNLPDLVVLDLMLPGIGGMDLCKRIKEKYSLPIIMVTAKSGETDAVLGLELGADDYVRKPFSTRELIARVRSVLRRSGEGEDEQDQEGNITVGKIFLNPKAHKVFINNEEIDLTLIEYKILYLFMTNTGVAFTRDKLLDKVWGKDIYVTDRAVDVNIKRLRDKLGEEKERLETIRGIGYRFNEA, encoded by the coding sequence ATGAAAAATGCTTCCGGCAGCCCAGGCCAAAAAATCCTCGTAGTAGATGATGAAGAGGATATCGCAGAACTGATCAAATTTCATTTAGAAGAGAACGGTTACCAAGTAGACACCTGTCAAAACGGTTTAGAGGTGCTTCCTAGGATCGAAAAAAATCTGCCCGACTTAGTAGTATTAGACCTAATGCTCCCAGGTATCGGCGGAATGGATCTTTGTAAAAGGATCAAAGAAAAATATTCTCTGCCAATCATCATGGTTACCGCAAAATCCGGAGAGACTGACGCAGTCTTAGGACTTGAACTTGGCGCAGACGATTATGTTAGAAAGCCATTCTCGACAAGAGAACTCATCGCGAGAGTTCGCTCCGTATTGAGAAGGTCTGGAGAAGGAGAAGATGAGCAAGACCAAGAAGGAAATATCACGGTCGGCAAAATTTTCCTGAATCCAAAAGCTCATAAAGTATTCATCAATAACGAAGAAATCGATCTTACATTGATCGAGTATAAAATTCTCTATCTGTTTATGACGAATACAGGCGTAGCGTTTACCAGAGACAAGCTTTTAGATAAAGTTTGGGGTAAAGATATTTACGTGACGGATCGCGCTGTGGATGTTAATATTAAAAGACTCCGGGACAAACTAGGAGAAGAGAAGGAGAGGTTGGAAACCATCCGCGGGATCGGTTACAGATTCAATGAGGCGTAG
- a CDS encoding RNA polymerase sigma factor: MKPEEPILCDPEDWANIQKVLAGDFESFEQLVLKYEAMVYSQAKKAFRNEAEAEDFTQDVFLKAFEGLSTFRGKSKFSTWVFSIARNEIIRRYRKEHPEIDAPIDTLPSEKLGDNFSSQESEVLEKETTEKIRSLVEKLPELYRKPISLHYFENMSYKDISENLNLKMNTLKSYIFRGKEILRDWLKKDDEHGKR; encoded by the coding sequence ATGAAACCGGAAGAACCCATCCTATGCGATCCGGAGGATTGGGCCAATATTCAAAAAGTTCTAGCCGGAGATTTCGAATCATTCGAGCAACTCGTATTGAAGTACGAGGCAATGGTTTATTCCCAGGCAAAAAAAGCATTTCGTAATGAAGCAGAGGCAGAGGACTTTACCCAGGATGTTTTTCTAAAAGCATTCGAAGGGTTATCTACATTTAGAGGAAAATCCAAATTCTCCACTTGGGTATTCTCCATTGCAAGAAACGAGATCATCCGTAGATATCGCAAAGAACACCCGGAGATAGATGCCCCTATTGATACATTGCCCAGCGAAAAGTTGGGAGATAATTTCTCATCTCAAGAATCCGAAGTATTAGAAAAGGAAACTACGGAAAAGATCCGATCCCTGGTGGAAAAGTTACCCGAACTATATCGGAAACCTATATCGTTACACTACTTCGAGAATATGTCCTATAAAGATATCTCCGAAAATTTAAACTTGAAAATGAACACTTTAAAGAGTTATATTTTTCGAGGGAAAGAAATCTTACGCGATTGGCTGAAAAAAGACGATGAGCACGGAAAAAGATAA
- a CDS encoding LIMLP_16695 family PerRB-regulated protein, translated as MSKIKDLFNSDIRTSYLKESWKEEDWYESLAGRPGIEQKIPYFKKGETSSLKVAVLSR; from the coding sequence ATGAGCAAAATTAAGGATCTATTTAATTCAGACATCCGCACTAGTTATCTAAAAGAAAGCTGGAAAGAAGAGGACTGGTATGAGTCTCTCGCTGGCAGACCTGGCATTGAACAAAAAATCCCATACTTTAAAAAAGGTGAAACTTCTTCATTGAAGGTGGCGGTTCTGAGCAGATGA
- a CDS encoding NUDIX hydrolase, which yields MIRLELDKLKKELPFLPEGEPNLPEDVAHSSVVMPVFQKNGQDGFLLQKRNPNLASHPGQISFPGGVKDLEDKDLLHTALREWEEEMGAPDKELSVIGNYRGQLTHTGFHITPFLAKYSGDFKFEFNPEEVEKIIILELDRLWEAPFYSIKRRRKPDSPLLEVFYFDIVEGLLWGATARIIVDFLREHAGFDRSPILRTPNLSSAPFLDVKKPE from the coding sequence TTGATTAGATTAGAATTAGATAAACTAAAAAAGGAACTTCCATTTTTACCGGAAGGAGAACCAAATTTGCCGGAAGATGTTGCACATTCTTCCGTGGTCATGCCCGTGTTCCAAAAGAATGGACAAGATGGTTTTCTTCTTCAAAAAAGAAATCCAAACCTTGCTTCCCATCCGGGACAGATCTCATTTCCAGGTGGAGTCAAAGATCTAGAAGATAAGGATCTATTACATACTGCTCTCAGAGAGTGGGAAGAAGAGATGGGAGCCCCCGACAAAGAGCTATCCGTGATCGGAAATTACAGAGGACAACTCACTCACACTGGATTTCACATCACTCCCTTCTTAGCTAAATACTCCGGAGATTTTAAGTTCGAATTCAATCCGGAAGAAGTAGAAAAAATTATCATATTGGAGTTAGATAGACTTTGGGAAGCTCCTTTCTATAGTATTAAGAGAAGAAGGAAACCTGACTCACCTTTATTAGAGGTATTTTACTTCGATATCGTCGAAGGACTTTTATGGGGAGCCACGGCCAGGATCATAGTGGACTTCTTAAGAGAACATGCAGGCTTTGATCGTTCTCCCATTCTAAGAACTCCTAACCTGAGTTCTGCGCCTTTCTTGGACGTGAAAAAGCCCGAATAG
- a CDS encoding ribonuclease D: MQIQSDYIVVDNVRSLQLALITLSQSDCLSIDTESSGYYTYYSKVCLIQISSKGKNYIFDPIRLDDLTGLGPLFENPRILKIFHSASDDIKALKRDFGFKFINIADTMFSSRLLDLEQNSLLYLVEHYHKVKLSKKEQKSNWEKRPLEKSQLQYAALDTVYLESIWTKMSEELGKRKLLDEAVSEFAKIAEEEPEPFEGFSINLEKFPNVLELGSDERRALHDTLGFRDEKAKKLNKAPFRVWNNDKVLELVKSRGELNKLIDILGKKDAENLYQVYKNPSGPPIQKNDLFKRSTEDLAGEEADRFKRLRQWRETIMSIRRMGHNLMPSNKNIAEIAKRNPKTIEELKELGIFSNWKVENYGPSIIAAMQSKPYETTLSGLIPIKKKFD, from the coding sequence ATGCAAATACAATCCGATTATATTGTCGTAGACAACGTTCGAAGCCTACAGTTGGCATTGATTACTCTCTCTCAATCCGATTGCCTCTCTATTGATACGGAATCCAGCGGTTATTACACCTACTATTCCAAAGTTTGTCTCATCCAAATATCCTCTAAGGGTAAAAATTATATCTTTGACCCTATTCGTTTGGACGATCTCACCGGGTTAGGACCTCTATTTGAGAATCCGAGGATCTTAAAAATATTTCATTCCGCTTCGGACGATATCAAAGCCCTGAAAAGAGACTTCGGTTTCAAGTTTATCAACATCGCAGATACGATGTTCAGCTCTCGTTTATTAGACTTAGAACAGAACTCTTTGTTGTATCTTGTGGAACATTACCACAAGGTCAAACTTTCGAAGAAGGAGCAAAAATCCAACTGGGAAAAGCGTCCTCTAGAAAAAAGTCAGCTCCAATATGCGGCTCTAGATACAGTTTATCTGGAATCCATTTGGACTAAAATGAGTGAGGAACTCGGAAAACGTAAATTGTTAGACGAAGCAGTTTCAGAGTTCGCGAAAATCGCGGAAGAAGAGCCTGAACCTTTCGAAGGATTTTCCATCAATCTAGAAAAATTCCCCAATGTTCTGGAATTAGGGTCCGACGAAAGAAGAGCACTTCATGATACTTTAGGATTCCGAGACGAAAAAGCAAAGAAACTGAATAAGGCTCCTTTCAGAGTTTGGAACAACGACAAAGTTTTGGAATTAGTCAAGTCTCGCGGAGAATTGAATAAGCTCATAGACATATTAGGCAAAAAAGACGCCGAAAATTTATACCAGGTTTATAAAAATCCAAGTGGGCCTCCGATCCAAAAAAACGATCTATTCAAAAGATCTACTGAAGATTTGGCAGGAGAAGAAGCAGACAGATTTAAAAGATTAAGGCAATGGAGAGAAACAATCATGTCCATTCGCCGAATGGGTCACAACCTGATGCCGTCTAATAAGAATATCGCGGAGATTGCAAAAAGAAATCCTAAGACTATCGAAGAGTTAAAAGAGTTAGGGATCTTTTCCAATTGGAAGGTGGAAAATTATGGACCTTCTATTATAGCAGCAATGCAATCCAAACCTTACGAGACTACCTTGTCCGGTTTGATCCCGATCAAAAAGAAATTTGATTAG
- the purF gene encoding amidophosphoribosyltransferase, protein MSSIPNTSSLRTLVRDDKPKEECAIFGIFNSPEAANFTYLGLYSMQHRGQESSGIVSSDGEHLYRYAGMGLVANIFTEGKIRELTGSSAIGHNRYSTTGASFLRNAQPLRVESHLGPIALAHNGNLVNSWEVRSQLEKEGSIFQTTIDSEVIVHLMARSGETDLLSALSSALKKVRGAYSLVVLTKNQLIAVRDPNGFRPLVMGRRDDGSIVFASETCAFDITDTTYERDVEPGEMIVVDRTGTRSFYPFPPAKPALCIFEYIYFARPDSNIFGESVYKVRKALGNQLAQELPVEADVVIPVPDSANIAALGYSEASGIPFQSGLIRSHYVGRTFIEPDQKIRDFGAKIKYNVVKNVVDGKRVVIVDDSIMRGTTSRKIIKMIRNAGATEIHLRVSAPPTVSPCYYGIDIPTHKELIAATHTIEEIRKYLRVDSIAYLSVDSMHKAVSEHRGGGFCNACFTSDYPVEFQSDMGNQKSLFKEYEVEERV, encoded by the coding sequence ATGAGTTCGATTCCCAATACGTCCAGTCTACGGACCCTAGTCCGAGATGACAAACCAAAAGAAGAATGTGCTATCTTTGGGATTTTTAATTCTCCCGAAGCAGCCAATTTCACTTACCTTGGCCTGTACTCCATGCAGCATAGGGGCCAAGAATCGAGCGGGATCGTTTCCTCCGACGGAGAACATCTCTACCGCTACGCCGGGATGGGACTCGTAGCCAATATTTTTACCGAAGGCAAGATCCGTGAACTAACCGGAAGTTCGGCCATCGGGCATAATCGTTATTCTACCACTGGTGCGAGCTTCTTAAGGAACGCTCAACCTCTCAGAGTTGAGTCCCATTTAGGGCCAATCGCTCTGGCTCATAACGGAAACCTGGTAAATTCCTGGGAAGTTCGTTCCCAATTGGAAAAAGAAGGTTCTATTTTTCAGACCACAATCGATTCAGAAGTCATTGTCCACCTTATGGCGCGTTCCGGAGAGACTGATCTGCTTTCTGCACTTTCATCTGCTCTGAAAAAAGTGAGAGGGGCATATTCTCTTGTAGTTCTCACTAAAAACCAATTGATCGCGGTTCGTGACCCGAACGGTTTCCGTCCTTTGGTTATGGGAAGAAGGGATGACGGATCTATCGTATTCGCGTCCGAGACCTGCGCATTCGATATCACCGACACCACTTACGAAAGAGACGTGGAGCCGGGTGAGATGATCGTTGTGGATAGAACAGGAACCCGTTCCTTCTATCCTTTCCCTCCTGCAAAACCTGCTCTTTGCATTTTCGAATACATTTATTTCGCGAGACCTGATTCCAATATTTTTGGCGAGTCTGTTTATAAAGTCCGTAAGGCACTCGGAAACCAACTCGCACAAGAACTTCCAGTCGAAGCGGATGTTGTGATCCCTGTTCCAGATTCTGCAAATATCGCTGCTCTTGGATATTCGGAAGCTTCCGGAATTCCTTTCCAATCTGGACTGATCCGTTCTCACTATGTGGGTAGGACTTTCATCGAGCCGGATCAAAAGATCCGAGATTTCGGTGCTAAGATCAAATACAACGTAGTGAAGAATGTAGTGGATGGAAAACGTGTTGTGATCGTGGACGATTCCATCATGAGAGGGACCACCAGCCGTAAGATTATTAAGATGATCCGAAACGCAGGCGCTACCGAGATCCACTTAAGAGTTTCCGCTCCTCCTACTGTTTCTCCTTGTTATTATGGGATAGACATTCCGACACATAAAGAATTGATCGCTGCTACTCATACCATCGAAGAGATCCGAAAGTATTTGAGAGTGGACTCCATTGCTTATCTTTCAGTGGATTCTATGCACAAAGCGGTGAGCGAACATAGGGGAGGGGGGTTCTGCAATGCTTGTTTTACCTCGGATTACCCTGTGGAATTCCAAAGCGATATGGGAAATCAAAAGAGTTTATTCAAAGAATACGAGGTAGAAGAAAGGGTCTAA